ACCACCCGAACACCGCTGAACTCGTCGCCTTCGCCGACGTCAACCAGGCGCGGATGAACGCGCACAACGACTGGCTGGCCGAGCTGGGCTTCGATCCGGTGTCGACGTACCCGGCCACGGACTTCGGCGAGATGCTGGCCAAGGAGCGCGTCGACGTGGTCCTGGTGACCACCGTCGACCGGACCCACGACGAGTACATCGTCGCCGCGCTGCGGGCCGGCTGCGACGTGATCACCGAGAAGCCGATGACCATCGACGCGCCCCGGTGCGAGCGGATCCTGCGTGCCGTGGCCGAAACCGGCCGAAAAGTTTCAGTCGCTTTCAACTATCGCTACAACCCTTTGCATGAGAAGGTTCGCGAGGTCATCGCCGAGGGCACCATCGGCGAGATCGGCTCGGTCCACTTCGAATGGCTGCTCGACGTCCGGCACGGCGCCGACTATTTTCGGCGCTGGCACCGGGACAAGGCCAACTCCGGCGGACTGATGGTGCACAAGGCGAGTCACCACTTCGACCTGGTCAACTGGTGGCTGGACGCGACGCCGGTCGAGGTCTACGCCGCCGGCCAGCTCTTCTTCTACGGCGAGACCGGACGCCGGCACGGCTACGCCCGCCCGTACGAGCGGGCACACGGCGCGCCGGACGCCGCCGACGATCCGTTCGCGCTGCACCTGGCCGAGCATCCGCGACTGCGGGCGCTCTACCTCGATGCCGAGGCCGAGGACGGCTACCACCGCGACCAGAACGTCTTCGGGCCCGGGGTGAGCATCGAGGACGACATGGCGGTACTGGCCAAGTACTCCAGCGGCGCCAGCATGAGCTACCACCTCACCGCGTACGCCCCGTGGGAGGGCTACCGGGTGATGTTCAACGGCAGTCGGGGGCGGCTGGAGCT
The nucleotide sequence above comes from Plantactinospora soyae. Encoded proteins:
- a CDS encoding Gfo/Idh/MocA family protein, which produces MSGTPGRQRFALVGTGARAEMFVRALVLDHPNTAELVAFADVNQARMNAHNDWLAELGFDPVSTYPATDFGEMLAKERVDVVLVTTVDRTHDEYIVAALRAGCDVITEKPMTIDAPRCERILRAVAETGRKVSVAFNYRYNPLHEKVREVIAEGTIGEIGSVHFEWLLDVRHGADYFRRWHRDKANSGGLMVHKASHHFDLVNWWLDATPVEVYAAGQLFFYGETGRRHGYARPYERAHGAPDAADDPFALHLAEHPRLRALYLDAEAEDGYHRDQNVFGPGVSIEDDMAVLAKYSSGASMSYHLTAYAPWEGYRVMFNGSRGRLELEVVESDFVSPQAAGELKGAALHGVQAAVEEGWAKLTVRPFWEPPREVPVSGYTRSGHGGADARMTAVLFGGHTDPMNRAATARDGALALLTGLAANRSFETGQAVRVADLLTIP